From Streptomyces sp. NBC_01754, a single genomic window includes:
- a CDS encoding type I polyketide synthase, whose product MVDSAESDGTVLTGRISVHSQGWIADHDVLGTVLLPGTAFVELALRAGDHVGCGLLEELTLQAPLALPETGGIALQVAVGGADESGLRSVSIHSRPAETDGPGVEWTRHALGTLAPRPSEPDHDLVQWPPRGAQPLSVEGGYERLLERGYAYGPIFQGLKAAWRRGDEVFAEVALPEDAHTDAERFGIHPALLDAAMHVDLLADEGPENDRTVLPFSWNGVALHATGANELRVRMKPTGPDSASLSVADATGQPVLSVDSLVSRPVSADQLASGPDGFRNSLFQVEWQPTSASQEAADGVPTVLPSWDEVANLPAGELPPHVRLAVEPRPDTDVLSDLRSALDGVLGAVQAWLADERFARSRLVVTTHGAISVNHTDDTDIDVTTAPVWGLIRAAQAEHPDRFVLIDLDHTEASTQALHTALTTNEPELALRNGALHIPRLTRTTPNPTTPEIHPDHTILITGGTGGLGALVARHLVEQHGARHLLLTSRRGPDSPGAHELRTQLEKLGAHITLAACDVSDRNTLAQLLDTIPTNHPLTAVIHAAGVGDNGMIDSLTPERMHSVLRPKADAAWHLHELTAGMDLSLFVLFSSAGGMVLAAGQAGYAAANLFLDALAGHRRAAGLPAVSLAFGLWGVDAGLGAGLDDADLRRMRRLGMPAMSAEEGLSLFDQGLVTREAVLAPIQLDFAALRDRSGELPALLRGLVRSTSVRRAAQGAEAARSAPALRERLAGLTSDDRDRALLDLVRTQVAAVLGHGSAEAIGQDRAFKELGFDSLAAVELRNALNGATGLRLPATLVFDYPTSQVVAEYLRSELFAGEAAAESALDSELAKLEALLADAGAVGDEEHARVAARLRALTSRWLEARSPALSGDDRPDADLKSATASDLFDILDGELGTSAE is encoded by the coding sequence GTGGTGGACTCGGCCGAGTCCGACGGAACGGTGCTCACGGGGCGCATCTCAGTCCATTCACAGGGCTGGATCGCGGACCACGACGTCCTCGGCACCGTCCTCCTGCCCGGCACCGCCTTCGTGGAGCTGGCGTTGCGGGCCGGTGATCACGTCGGCTGTGGGCTTCTCGAAGAGCTGACGTTGCAGGCCCCGCTCGCTCTGCCGGAAACTGGGGGCATCGCGCTTCAGGTGGCTGTCGGTGGGGCGGACGAATCCGGTCTTCGGTCCGTGAGCATCCACTCCCGTCCGGCCGAGACCGACGGGCCCGGTGTCGAGTGGACGCGTCATGCCCTCGGCACTTTGGCCCCGCGCCCGTCCGAGCCGGATCACGACCTCGTCCAGTGGCCGCCGCGTGGTGCGCAGCCGTTGTCCGTCGAGGGCGGTTACGAGCGTCTGCTCGAACGTGGTTACGCCTACGGGCCGATCTTCCAGGGGCTGAAGGCCGCATGGCGACGAGGCGACGAGGTCTTCGCCGAAGTCGCCCTGCCAGAGGACGCGCACACGGACGCCGAACGCTTCGGCATCCACCCCGCCCTCCTCGACGCCGCCATGCATGTGGATCTGCTCGCCGACGAGGGGCCCGAGAACGACCGCACCGTTCTGCCCTTCTCCTGGAACGGCGTCGCCCTGCACGCCACCGGGGCGAACGAACTCCGCGTCCGCATGAAGCCGACCGGCCCGGACAGTGCCTCGCTGTCGGTGGCGGATGCGACGGGTCAGCCCGTGCTGAGCGTGGACTCCCTCGTCTCGCGCCCTGTCTCCGCTGATCAACTGGCTTCCGGGCCGGACGGGTTCAGGAACTCACTCTTCCAGGTGGAATGGCAGCCCACGTCGGCGTCCCAGGAAGCCGCCGACGGCGTGCCGACCGTGCTTCCGTCGTGGGACGAGGTCGCGAACCTGCCGGCCGGTGAGCTACCGCCCCATGTCCGGCTCGCCGTCGAGCCCAGGCCGGACACCGACGTCCTGTCGGATCTGCGCTCCGCTCTGGACGGGGTGCTGGGTGCGGTGCAGGCCTGGCTGGCGGACGAGCGGTTCGCCCGGTCCCGACTGGTCGTGACGACCCACGGCGCGATCTCCGTGAACCACACCGACGACACCGACATCGATGTGACCACCGCCCCGGTCTGGGGCCTGATCCGCGCCGCCCAAGCCGAACACCCCGACCGCTTCGTCCTCATCGACCTCGACCACACCGAAGCATCCACCCAAGCACTCCACACCGCCCTCACCACCAACGAACCCGAACTCGCCCTCCGCAACGGCGCACTCCACATCCCCCGCCTCACCCGCACCACCCCCAACCCCACCACCCCCGAAATCCACCCCGACCACACCATCCTGATCACCGGCGGCACCGGCGGCCTCGGCGCACTCGTCGCCCGCCACCTCGTGGAACAGCACGGCGCACGCCACCTCCTACTCACCAGCCGCAGAGGCCCCGACTCACCAGGAGCCCACGAACTCCGCACCCAACTGGAAAAACTGGGCGCCCACATCACACTCGCCGCCTGCGACGTCTCCGACCGCAACACCCTGGCCCAACTCCTCGACACCATCCCCACCAACCACCCCCTCACCGCAGTCATCCACGCCGCAGGCGTAGGGGACAACGGGATGATCGATTCGCTGACGCCCGAGCGGATGCACTCCGTGCTTCGGCCTAAGGCGGATGCCGCCTGGCACCTGCACGAGCTGACCGCCGGAATGGACCTCTCTCTGTTCGTCCTCTTCTCCTCCGCGGGCGGCATGGTGCTCGCGGCGGGGCAGGCGGGCTACGCGGCGGCGAACCTGTTCCTCGATGCCCTCGCCGGGCATCGGCGAGCGGCGGGTCTGCCGGCCGTCTCGCTCGCCTTCGGCCTGTGGGGGGTCGATGCCGGTCTCGGGGCGGGACTCGACGATGCCGACCTCCGGCGGATGCGGCGGCTGGGCATGCCGGCCATGTCTGCCGAGGAAGGCCTGAGTCTGTTCGACCAGGGCCTGGTCACCCGGGAGGCGGTGCTGGCACCGATCCAGCTCGACTTCGCGGCGCTGCGGGACCGTTCCGGAGAGCTGCCGGCCCTGTTGCGTGGCCTGGTCCGCAGCACGTCCGTACGTCGGGCGGCACAGGGCGCGGAGGCAGCACGTTCCGCGCCCGCCCTGCGGGAGCGGCTGGCCGGTCTGACGTCGGACGACCGTGACCGTGCCCTGCTGGACCTGGTCCGTACGCAGGTGGCGGCCGTACTCGGGCACGGCAGCGCCGAAGCCATCGGCCAGGACCGTGCGTTCAAGGAACTCGGCTTCGACTCGCTGGCGGCGGTGGAACTGCGCAACGCGCTCAACGGCGCCACGGGGCTGCGTCTGCCGGCCACCCTCGTGTTCGACTATCCGACATCGCAAGTCGTCGCCGAGTACCTGCGCTCCGAACTGTTCGCCGGGGAAGCGGCGGCCGAGTCCGCGCTGGACAGCGAGCTGGCCAAGCTGGAGGCCTTGCTGGCCGATGCGGGGGCGGTGGGCGACGAGGAGCACGCCCGTGTCGCGGCACGGCTCAGAGCGCTGACATCCCGGTGGCTGGAGGCCCGTTCCCCGGCTCTGTCCGGCGACGACAGGCCGGACGCCGACCTGAAGTCCGCCACTGCCAGCGACCTGTTCGACATCCTCGACGGCGAGTTGGGGACATCCGCCGAGTAG